AAAGAGGTAAAAGAAGAAAATCTAATGATTTCAAAGAACCTAATAAAAGAAAAGCCTTAACTAAAGATAATATTAGAAATCTTTTAGATGCTTGTAAAACTTGGAAAATGAAAGCGGTAATTTTAACTCAAGTATCATCAGGACTATCAGCAGCAGATATCTTAAAATTGAAAGTTAAAGATATTAAAACGGGAATTATTGAAGTTCACGACAAAAATGCAGGGAAAAATAGGAGAATATGTAAATTACATTTGTCAAGAAAGAAAACTAATAAAGAGTTTATAACTTTTATTAGTGAAGAAGCTCTTGGAGCTATTGAAAAATATCTTAAACTTGAAAGAATTAATCCAGATTTTGATGGTGCATTATTTCCTTCTTCTAAATCTTCAAATAAACCAATGAAAATAAATACGCTTCAAATGGCCTATATATCTCTTAATAATTATCTTGGATGGGAAAATGAGGAAAAGGGCAGGTTTAGAAAAGCTACAAGTCATATGATGAGGAAGTTTTTCAATACACAATTAGTTTATGCTGGAATGCCTGAAGAGATAAGGGAACATTTTATGGGTCATGTATTGAAAAGTAAAGTTAGGGATGCTTATTTTTTAAATAATGATGAAGAATTACAGAAAGTTTATCTAAAATATATGCATAAAGTTACAATACAACCCAAAGAGTCCCCCGTGAGTATGTTTGAATTTAATGAAGTTATAACAAATCATGAAAAGCTTAAAAAAGAAAATAAACAATTAAAAATAGATTTAAACGAATTTAGGGAATTAATTGCTAATTATAATGTTGCTCTTGATGAGCCAAATAAAGAATTAAAGGAAGAAAATATGCAATTAGGTGAAGCGTTATCTGGTGTAATGTATGATAATCAAATGCAACAGTCTGAGATAATGGAATTGAGTCAAATTGTGCAAGAAATGAAGCAAGAAATAAAGAAGATAAAAAATAATGCTTAGTTTTTATATTTCAGTGCATATTGTTTAATTAAATTTTAAAGCTTTGATATTCCTTTTAATTTATAATGAAATTAATTTTTTTGTCATGTTAACTAACAAAATTATTGTTAAACTCTATATGAGTAATAGGAGATATGTTATGAACCATAATATAAATCCTGCTAATGCAAGTAAACCGGATTGTTCGGCTTTTTTAGGTTTACTATCGTGCCACACAATATAACCAATAATACCAGCCAATGGTGAAAAAAGAAATATTATAATACCCATACCGATACCTAAACCCTTTTTACTTATTATTTCAGTGGATTGGGGCTTATTTTTTAGGTCATGGCCACATTTATAACAAAATTCAGCATCTTTTGGATTTTCAATTTCACATTTTGGACAAATATTAGCTCCTATTTTTGCTCCACATTTAATACAAAATTCAGCTTCTTCAATATTTTTATAACCACAATGCCTACATATATCTAATTCGTTACGTTTTTCCTCAAGTTTTTTCCTAATATCTTCAGCAGACATATGTTTATTAGTTATTTCTTTCGTATCTAATTTGGAATTTTCTTTTGTATCTAATTTGGAATTTTCAAGATCTTCAATTTCATATTCTTTAGCTTCTCTGTAGTCCCCACCGCAGTCACAGCCATAAAAATCACCTAATGATTCACCTTCTTGCAGTTTGTAATAGCCCCCACATTTTTCGCATATTAAATATTTCATTAAAATTTCTCCTTTTGTAATAATTAAAATTAGATTAATTCTTATTAGTATTTATACTTAATATTACAATTTTCAAAAATAAGCAATTATATATAATTTTGGGATATAAAGATGAGTCACATATCCTCGTTTTTAAAATAAGGTTAGGAACGTAGAAATTTCTTTGTAATCTTTAGGAATTTCAAATAATTAACTTTATTAATCTTGAGATATTAAATTCCAACAATAATTATACAAGCTATGATAATTTGATAAATGATTATAAATGACTTATAAATATGATTAAAACTTTTAAAATTGATTGATACAAAATCTGGGCTTAAAGGAGTTTAATTTTTTGGAGCTGATTATTTGAATATCCTTATTATTGAATATGCTACAGCATTAGGAATAGATGATCCGTCAATTAGTGCTGAAGGCCATGCCATGATTAAAGGACTTTTAAAAGACTTTAAAAACAAAAATACTGATTATTTAATATCCAAAAAAATCCAAAATTTTAATAGCAGTTACTGCAACCCTGTTGAACTTGAAGAAGATTTAATGGAATGGATAAATAAAAATATATCAAATTATGACGCCTGCCTGGTTATAGCTCCTGAAGAAGATTTTATTTTATATGAAATAACCTATTTGATTGAAAAAAAAGGTGTTTGCATCATTGGTTCAAGTTCAAATGCAGTAAAGGTTTGTTCTGATAAATATGTTATGTATGAAGCACTAAAAGACCACGTGCCAATTATAAAGACTGAAAAAGTTTATTTCAATGATATAAACAAATACATAGTCTTTAATAATAAAAAAAAAGTTGTAAAACCTGCAGATGGTGTTTCATGTTCTGGAGTACAGATCATAAACAATTCAAAAGAATTAAAAAAAGCAGCTTCTATGCTTGAAAATAATCTCCCCTACTTTATAATTCAAGATTTTGTGGAAGGGACCTCAGCAAGCGTTAGTTTAATAAGCAATGGTAAAGAAGCAATTCCATTAAGCTTAAATCTACAGGATATTGAACTTACAGGGGATGGAATAAATTATAATGGAGGTAAAGTTCCTTTAAACCATGAACTTGCAGATGAAGCCAAAGAAATTGCTAAAAAAGCTGCTGAATCAATTAATGGCCTTAAAGGGTATGTTGGTGTGGACATGATTTTAGGGGATGAAGTTCATTTAGTGGAGATAAATTCCAGAATTACAACTCCTTATGTTGCTTTAAGGGATATTTTAGATTTTAACATTGGTGATGCAATTTTAGATTCTATTTATGGGATATTACCTTCAAAAATTCAATTAAATGGAGAAATATCATTTTTTAAACAAAATAATACATTAAACTTTAAAAAATTAGACATAAATCAAAAATGATAACTTCTTTAAAACTAACTAATAAAATTAAAATAAATAACGAGTGATTTTATGAAAATTGCAGGATTTGACATTGGTGGGGCAAATACAGACTTAGCTGTGGTTGAATTTAACGATCACGGTGATATAATAGATATTAAAACTGATTTTAAATATTTTCCAATGTGGCTTGAAAAAGATAAACTTGGAAATGCTCTTATAGATTTAATTGGCGATGATATAAACGATTTAGATGCAGTGGGAATTTGCATGACAGCTGAGCTTGTGGATGCATATAAAACAAAAAAAGAAGGAGTATTGGATATTTCCAGGAAATCTAATGAATCATTCAATGTTCCTGTTGGCTTTATTGGTCTTAATGGTGTTTTAAAATATAAAGATGTCATTAAAAATCCAGAGGATGTTGCTGCAGCAAACTGGATTGCAACATCCAAAATAGCATCCAAAATGGAACCTAATTCAATAATGATAGATACAGGAAGTACAACAACAGATATAATTCCAATAAAAAACGGATCAGAATGTACTAAAGGGCGATCTGACCTTGAAAGATTAAAAACCGGAGAATTAGTTTACAGTGGAACTTTAAGAACAAATGTGGCCACTATAGTCCGAAAAGTACCCCTTGGTGATGAATTTATCAGAGTGTCCTCAGAACTTTTTGCAATCACTGCAGACATACACATGGTCCTGGGAAACATAAAAAAAGAGGAATATACTTGTAGCACACCTGACGGGGCAGGAAAATCAAAAGAAGAGTGTATGCGAAGAATAGCGAGAGTTATATGTGGAGACATGGACATGTTAACTCCAGATAATATATGTGAAATTGCTGCATTTATCTACCAAAAACAGATTGAGAGAATTGCAGAAGCGCTTATAGAAGTTTCAAAAAGAGAAAAAATAGAAAAAGTTGTAACCACAGGGTTAGGTATGGATATAATTGGTGCAAAAGCTGCTGAAATGGCAGAAATCAATTTTGAAGGAATGGATAAAATTATTACAAAAGAAGAATGTGTTGTTGCACCAGCTATTGGAACTGCATTAATGATGGAACAATTTATGAGAAAGGATGAAATTTAAACTAATCAGTTTGTTTAATAAGTTAGGACTAATTCTAATTCTTTTAAGAGAAAAGTATAAAAATATATAAATCAGAATATTCAAGTTCTAATTAAATTTAAGGGAGTAAAAGTAATTTCATGAATAAAAAAGCAACAACAATGGTTATTTTGCTGTTAATTTTAGCAGCCATAGGATTATATATATTTTATAATTCTGGGGAAAAAACGACTTTAGGATACAATAGTAATGGATATATTACTAAAGAAGTATATAATCATTATGGTGCTTCAAAACAAAAAATAGCAGTTATTACTGGAATGCACCCTCGTGAAGACTTATCAAAATCAGTTGTTCCATCATCTGTAAAATATTATGCACTTACACATAATATTGAAATTGTAAATTACCAGGTATCAGTTACAAATCAGCCTGAGGTCTTTACAGCAAGTAGAAGTAATGGTGAAGGGCTTGTAGCTCAATATATAGTTCCGGATATTCAAAAATCAGATTATAGTCTTGTTATAATCTGTCATGACCATGAAAAAGGATATGGTACTGGTTATTACATTGCAACACCAAGTATGGATTCAAAATCGGTGTCATTAGCTGGAGCAGTGCATAATCTTCTCCCAAATTTCAATTATTATCAACGGGCTACTGATGAAAAACCGAAAAGCTCATCTATTATGAATGTAGACAATCCAATAACATCTACTGGAACCCCTGTATTTGTTTACGAAATTCCAGAATGGTACGGAAGCTTTGATGCATTTTTTAAATCTAACAGTTTGATAGATGCTTCTTTTAAGGTATTATAACATTATAAAATGAAAATTTCAATAGATCTCAAATTGAGCATTAATAACACGAATAATCTTTAAACGAGTGAAAAATAATGATAAAAAGAACAATAGTCATAGCAATCATATCAGCGGTTATCATTATTATGGCCACTGCTGGATCATTGAGTTCTACTAAGTCTGTTGAACATTCAACATTAGGCTCTGATAATCGTGGAACTGTAACAAAAGATGTTTATAACCCGCAATCTGAAACTAAATTTAAAATAGCAATTATTACTGGAATGCATCCTCGAGAAAAGGTTTCGATGAACGTTACTTCAGACGCTATAAAAAATTATGCTCAATCCAACAAAGTTGAAATAGTACATTATAAAATAGCAGTAAATGCAAATCTGGATTATGTAAGGCTTGGAAGGTTGAATGGAGAGGGACTTGTTACAGATTATGTTACTCCAGATATTTCAAAATCTGGCTATGACCTTGTTATAATATGTCATGACCATAAAAAAGGTTATGGAGATGGATATTATGTTGCAACTCCTACAATGGACGCTAAATCATTAGCATTGGCTGAAAAATTCCGTGCAATTAGTCCAGAGTATAAATATTACCAGAGAGACCCTGAAAAGAAAGCTAAAAGCAAATCAATATCAAGGGTCGATGCTCCAATAGCTGCATCAGGAACTCCTTTATTTATTTATGAAATTCCGGAGTGGAGTGGGTACCAAGAAGCTTATGATATAACCTATAAATTAATAGATACAGGTTATAAGCTTGCCTAAGATTTTTAGTTATTAAAGATATAACATTCTTAATTTATTTTTAGTTTTATTAAATTTAAAACTCTTATGGATCGTTTTTGGGAAAATGGATGATTTTAATACCATACTTCTTTCATCCCAAGTAAGTATGATATTATGTTTGCTGAAAGGTGTAAAATAATACTAATTATAAATGTTAAAATTATCATATAAAATGGTAAAATTACAACAATTGAAGCGAATACTAATGCACCAATAACAAAATCAAGTTGATCTAAAAATGGCGTAGGTCTACCTCTTTCAATCTTCAACCTTCTTTTTACAAAGCTTCCACAGGCATCACCTATTAATGCACCGGCACCTAAGCAAAAACCTAATAAAATTCCTTGTAAAATATTTCCAGATATTAATCCTTGAATTAGACCAATTAATGTTCCAATTCCGGCGCCAATAATGGTACCGCGCCATGTTACTCCATCACCAAATATTCTACGTCCATCACTGAATTTTCTACTGAAATCTAATGGTTTGCCGCCGCCAAATGTCAAAGCTGCAGCGTTAGCAATGTATGCTGGTAACATAAAGTATATTACATAGGCTGACATATTCAAAACACTGATAATACTTGTATCCATAGTTAACCTCCTTAATTAAAAACAAGATAATATTCATGTTATATATCAAACTAATAAATAACTATATGGTGAGATGATGGTTATAAAGAAAACCAAAAGTTTATGCCCTGAGTGTCTTGAAGTTATAGACGCTGAGGTTTACGAAAATAAAGATAAAATAATGATAAAAAAATATTGCAAAGAGCACGGTAATTTTGATAGTACTTATTGGGGCAGTGATAAACTTTACAGAGAAGCATCTGAATCCGATTTTAAAGGAGAAGGGATAGAAAATCCTCAAACATCTTCTAAAAATGATTGCCCATTAAATTGTGGTATCTGCCCTGATCATGAGAGTCAAACCATCCTTGGACTTATTGATGTAACAAACAGATGTAATTTAAAATGCCCAATTTGTTTTGCTAATGCCGCAGCTTCTAAAAGTTTATATGAACCTACTTATGAAGAAATAAGGCAAATGCTTATAACTTTACGCTCTAATGAGCCTGTAGCCGCGCCTGCAATTCAATATGCTGGTGGAGAACCTACAGTACGTAAAGATATTGTTGATCTAATCAAATTAGCAAAGGAAGAAGGGTTTTCCCATACTCAAATAGCTACAAATGGTTTAAGACTTGCTAGAAACCCGGAACTTGCCCGTGAATTAAAAGAAGCAGGATTAAACACAATTTATCTTCAATTTGATGGAATTAATGAAGATCCATATATTAAAATAAGAGGAAAAAATCTGCTTCCAACTAAGATTAAAGCCATTGAAAATTGTAGGAAAGTAGACTTAAATATAGTTCTTGTCCCTACAGTTGTTAAAGGGATAAATGATAGCCAAGTTGGAGATATAATAAGATTTGCAGTTGATAACATTGATATAATAAGGGGAGTGAACTTCCAGCCAGTTTCATTTGCAGGAAGAACTCCTTCTGATGAAGTAGAAGGACAACGTATAACTATCCCTGATTTCCAAAAATTAGTTGAAAAACAAATGGAATCTAAGATTAAAGTGGAAGATTTTTATCCAGCATCATCTGTTTTCCCAATTTCTGAGTTTATTGAAGCCATAGAAGGCGAAAAACAAGTTACATTTACTTGTCACCCTCACTGTGGTGCAGCAACATATGTTTTTGTTGATGGTGATGAAATCATTCCAATTACACAGTTTGTTGATGTAGAAAGATTCTTTAACCTCCTTTCTAAAACTGCTGGAGATATAAAAGATGGAGGAATAACAGGGAAAGCAAAAACTGTAGCAAGAGCAACTCTTGAACTTCCAAGGACCATAGATAGGTCAAAAGCACCAGAATCTGTGGACATTAAAAATATATTAACCTCTGTCTTTAAAGAAAGGTCTTACAGCGCCCTTGGAGATTTCCACCACAGTACTTTGCTTATAGCATGTATGCACTTCATGGATCCTTGGAATTTTGACCAGGATAGAGTTAGAAGGTGTGTAATACATTATGCTACTCCAGATGGCAGGATAATACCATTCTGTTCTATGAATGCCCTCTACAGAGAAGAAATCGAGAAGAAATTTGCTGTTCCTCTTAAAAAGGAAAAAATTTCCCAAAAAAATCCAGTTCCATCTTCTAACAAAACATAATGGGTCATTAAATTGCTTATTGAAACTCCATCAAGGCTCCATTTAACTTTAATAGACCTTAATGGATCCATTGGCAGGGTAGATGGCGGAGTTGGGCTCACCATTCAAAAACCACAGTTAATTATTGAAGCTGAGTCTGAAAATGAAGGTTTTAAAATAAAATTTGAAGAATCTAATTTAAGCCAAAAATTAATGGATGATTACAAGGATAAAATTAATAATTCAGCACTTAAAATGTCTGAATTTCTAAATATTGATTCTGGATTTAGATTCAAGGTTAAAAAAACATATCCTGCCCATTCAGGACTTGGATCAGGTACTCAGCTATCTCTTGCTGTAGCAAAACTAATATTAAAACTTCATGATAAGGACATGAATGCTCCACAAATAGCTAAAATTGTGGGAAGAGGTGGAACTTCAGGTATTGGAGTTAGAGCATTTGATTATGGAGGATTCATAATAGATGGCGGCCATAATCTGTCTGAAAAACCAGATTTTTTACCTTCATCAGCTTCAAACGCATCACCTGCACCATTAATAGCAAAATACAACTTTCCTGAGGAGTGGGATATTATCATGGCGATACCTAATGTTCCTGCAGGCGCATCTGGCCAAAAGGAAATAAATATTTTTCAAGAACACTGTCCAATTCCTATAGAAGAAGTACAGAAATTATCCCATGTTTTATTAATGAAAATGATGCCTGCAGTTGTTGAAAAAGATATCCATTCATTTGGTTGGGCAGTTAATAAAATTCAAGACATTGGATTTAAAAAAATAGAATTAGACTTTCAAGATCCCATAATTAATGAAATAATTGAAAATATGAGGTCTGAAGGAGCAGCAGGAGTAGGTATGAGTTCATTTGGACCAACAGTTTATGCAATAACAGATAACAATACAAAAAACATTTCTAAAGCAGCCCAAAATACTATGAAAGACGTTGGTGGCAAAGTAATTATCACTAAAGCCCAAAATAATGGGGTTAAACTTAAATAAATTAATTTAATGATTTATATGATGGAAAAAATACAAGGAAAAGTTTGGAAATTCGGAGACAACATAGATACTGATGTCATAATTCCTGGAAGATATCTAAGAACTTTCAGTTTAGATGACCTTGCAGCACATGTAATGGAAGGAATTGACCCTAATTTTTCTAAAAATGTTAAAAAAGGAGATATAATAGTAGCTGACTGGAATTTTGGATGCGGGTCATCAAGAGAACAAGCTCCAGTAGCTTTAAAACATGCAGGAGTTTCTGCGATTGTTGCAAAATCATTTGCCAGAATATTTTACAGAAATGCAATA
This portion of the Methanobacterium sp. genome encodes:
- a CDS encoding site-specific integrase produces the protein MVALKNVVKEIETISVVNSWLKDLSHNTKKSYLNALAEFCIANSLNPEEMLKIIYMEEEERLPAWERSVNKWFENFDEHCKKQNRTKKTRDNRRGIVNAFICFNELPAYVERGKRRKSNDFKEPNKRKALTKDNIRNLLDACKTWKMKAVILTQVSSGLSAADILKLKVKDIKTGIIEVHDKNAGKNRRICKLHLSRKKTNKEFITFISEEALGAIEKYLKLERINPDFDGALFPSSKSSNKPMKINTLQMAYISLNNYLGWENEEKGRFRKATSHMMRKFFNTQLVYAGMPEEIREHFMGHVLKSKVRDAYFLNNDEELQKVYLKYMHKVTIQPKESPVSMFEFNEVITNHEKLKKENKQLKIDLNEFRELIANYNVALDEPNKELKEENMQLGEALSGVMYDNQMQQSEIMELSQIVQEMKQEIKKIKNNA
- a CDS encoding zinc ribbon domain-containing protein → MKYLICEKCGGYYKLQEGESLGDFYGCDCGGDYREAKEYEIEDLENSKLDTKENSKLDTKEITNKHMSAEDIRKKLEEKRNELDICRHCGYKNIEEAEFCIKCGAKIGANICPKCEIENPKDAEFCYKCGHDLKNKPQSTEIISKKGLGIGMGIIIFLFSPLAGIIGYIVWHDSKPKKAEQSGLLALAGFILWFITYLLLLI
- a CDS encoding ATP-grasp domain-containing protein, yielding MNILIIEYATALGIDDPSISAEGHAMIKGLLKDFKNKNTDYLISKKIQNFNSSYCNPVELEEDLMEWINKNISNYDACLVIAPEEDFILYEITYLIEKKGVCIIGSSSNAVKVCSDKYVMYEALKDHVPIIKTEKVYFNDINKYIVFNNKKKVVKPADGVSCSGVQIINNSKELKKAASMLENNLPYFIIQDFVEGTSASVSLISNGKEAIPLSLNLQDIELTGDGINYNGGKVPLNHELADEAKEIAKKAAESINGLKGYVGVDMILGDEVHLVEINSRITTPYVALRDILDFNIGDAILDSIYGILPSKIQLNGEISFFKQNNTLNFKKLDINQK
- a CDS encoding H4MPT-linked C1 transfer pathway protein: MKIAGFDIGGANTDLAVVEFNDHGDIIDIKTDFKYFPMWLEKDKLGNALIDLIGDDINDLDAVGICMTAELVDAYKTKKEGVLDISRKSNESFNVPVGFIGLNGVLKYKDVIKNPEDVAAANWIATSKIASKMEPNSIMIDTGSTTTDIIPIKNGSECTKGRSDLERLKTGELVYSGTLRTNVATIVRKVPLGDEFIRVSSELFAITADIHMVLGNIKKEEYTCSTPDGAGKSKEECMRRIARVICGDMDMLTPDNICEIAAFIYQKQIERIAEALIEVSKREKIEKVVTTGLGMDIIGAKAAEMAEINFEGMDKIITKEECVVAPAIGTALMMEQFMRKDEI
- a CDS encoding CDP-2,3-bis-(O-geranylgeranyl)-sn-glycerol synthase, giving the protein MDTSIISVLNMSAYVIYFMLPAYIANAAALTFGGGKPLDFSRKFSDGRRIFGDGVTWRGTIIGAGIGTLIGLIQGLISGNILQGILLGFCLGAGALIGDACGSFVKRRLKIERGRPTPFLDQLDFVIGALVFASIVVILPFYMIILTFIISIILHLSANIISYLLGMKEVWY
- a CDS encoding radical SAM protein; translated protein: MVIKKTKSLCPECLEVIDAEVYENKDKIMIKKYCKEHGNFDSTYWGSDKLYREASESDFKGEGIENPQTSSKNDCPLNCGICPDHESQTILGLIDVTNRCNLKCPICFANAAASKSLYEPTYEEIRQMLITLRSNEPVAAPAIQYAGGEPTVRKDIVDLIKLAKEEGFSHTQIATNGLRLARNPELARELKEAGLNTIYLQFDGINEDPYIKIRGKNLLPTKIKAIENCRKVDLNIVLVPTVVKGINDSQVGDIIRFAVDNIDIIRGVNFQPVSFAGRTPSDEVEGQRITIPDFQKLVEKQMESKIKVEDFYPASSVFPISEFIEAIEGEKQVTFTCHPHCGAATYVFVDGDEIIPITQFVDVERFFNLLSKTAGDIKDGGITGKAKTVARATLELPRTIDRSKAPESVDIKNILTSVFKERSYSALGDFHHSTLLIACMHFMDPWNFDQDRVRRCVIHYATPDGRIIPFCSMNALYREEIEKKFAVPLKKEKISQKNPVPSSNKT
- a CDS encoding 3-isopropylmalate dehydratase small subunit, whose amino-acid sequence is MEKIQGKVWKFGDNIDTDVIIPGRYLRTFSLDDLAAHVMEGIDPNFSKNVKKGDIIVADWNFGCGSSREQAPVALKHAGVSAIVAKSFARIFYRNAINIGLPVIVADIESNNNDILNIDLEEGIIRNLNSKKTVNIQPFKEFMLEILKDEGLVNHYLKSKDK